A window of Rosa rugosa chromosome 7, drRosRugo1.1, whole genome shotgun sequence genomic DNA:
AACACCTTACACAATATGCATCAATACATGAACAAAACATAGAAACACGAAGTCCCAATTTCCCTGGGTACAAACAGAAACATAGTATCAATTGAAGAATTTCCTGATGCAGACCCTCAACTTCGAAAAATCATAACTTACTCTAGAAAACTCCTTTTCATGAGATTTCAATTTTGACATGATCTTCTAGATGGCTACTGAAAATTTAATGAAGACACCAAGTTCAAATACCCAGCCAAAATGTACAGATTTTAGTAAGAAGGCAACTGGGTCAAAAACTACAAAATGCAATTGTTAAAACCTTACGGCAAATACAAGTTCATCAATATCCTTCAATTAAAACCAGAACAAATCACAAAGTGCAAAGTcacaaatacatcatcaataatCAAACATTTGCAACACAAAGCGCAAAGTCACAAACAAATTCCATGTAAAAGAACATAAAAAATCATAAGTATAGACCTCGATAACTAGCCTTAAGCAACACAACTATTTGCAAGCAAGCCAATTATAACTCCATGGTTATGAAAATGTCAAGCATCAACTACAAATACAACATGTAAGAGCAATATGAACAATTAATATAAGAAGATTGTTGCTGCCTAAAATTATAGGAGAGTTACCCTTTGAGATCCATTTTGTGAAGGGGATATTACTGGAGAATTCTGCTCCAATGAGGGCTGTTCATGATTTGCATTTGGAGTTACTTCATCTCCTATAGACTCCCTCAAAATTTCATGCCCACTAGTTGCATCAGCAATCTAGGAAATATATAATCCATATTTACACATAATAAACTTAAGTTAGTGTTAAGTAGTAATACATACAATTAACAAAAGTCCAATTTATAAACCATATGTTTGCATATGAAGTTTGTACTCAACCTGTCTAGGAGACTCTGTACTAGTGTCCTTATTCTGCAGAAAATCAATTCGAGCATGCAGTTGCTGAAGCTGCACTTGAAACTCTTGACGCACTTGTTCAGTGATTCTTTGTACGAGATCATTTGTGCTTTGAGATATATTTGACTCCTTTGGATATACTAGACTACGAGGTACACCAGCTCCAAAAGTACGACAATACCCATGACCATCATCTCCCATCAAAGAGTGGAAAATTCGGTCTTTAACACTTGTCAAGTTTTGATCCTCCTCCGACTCCTTTCTAAGTTTCTTTTCATATGATTTCTGCATTACATTTGAATATAAGTAACTGAACTGAACTGACAAACTAAAACTAATAATAATCACAAATgaatctgatatatatatacatatagccTCAAAAACTGTAGTTTACAATGAACTCTTGCACAAGGTGATCATTTAAGTCACGTGTTTTCTTCCAAACACTAAACTTATCAACTGGTTCTCCAGCTTTTTCCATCTGTTGAATAAAATTATAGTCATGTTTCAATTATAGAAAGCAATGTATGAGATTAAAGAAACAATGATCCAAATATCTAAAATTAGTACCTCATATTGCACTTGGGAAAAATGTTTTCGACCGGTCTTGTGACATGGGCCACGCAGCTCCCgattaattgaatttttttctGCTATCATCTACAAGTTTTCAAATTCAAGGTGTTAAAGTAACTTGTGAAGCTCACTATACATATGTACTTAGTTGTGTACTTTACCTTTGCATCCTCACTACTCCAATATGCAACAAGCTCAGACCATTGCTCTGCAACAATATGAGGAGGATTTTTAGAACCAAGTTCAGGATCGTCCTTGTTGGGCACATAGTGAAATGATTTTGTTTTGCTCTTATGGTCCTTCCAAAGCAAATTACAATTTTTCAAGCATACTGATTTATAACCTTCTGGGACTTCCACCAAGTTTTTCTACAATTAACATAACATTAGTATTAGTATTGATTTTCACCTACCTTAACCTCTTCCCAAATTTCTTCCTTCACATCATTACCAACTTTCTTCCAGTCAAGAATATTTAGCGGTACCCTATGGCCATTTCGTACTATTTGACCCAATTGTGACTTAAGCTGACCTGCCCTTTCCCCCACCGGCTGGAAATTGATTCCATTAAATTGAACATGTACTTTAACACCTGTATTCCATTCCGGAATGCCTTTACTATGTCCTCGTGCGACTTTACTTGTTGGCGTATTGGCTTGCTCTTCTACTACTGAAATATTACATTAATAAATTATAATGTTATGAGGAGGAAGCACATTAATTTTTGGTTAATTTAACAAGAACCTTAGGGTATACCTGCTGGTACTGGAAGAGGCAGCTGTGCTGATTCGTTTGCGCTGCGACCTGTGCTTCCAGAACGTGATGAAGTTACTTCCAACAGTTGAGCCATGGTACGAGGTCGACCGGCTTGTCTTGTTCTCTTCATGGTAATAACCTGTACTTAGACATGAAACAAACCATAAACataaaagtaatataaactagCTATAGAACATAAACTAGCACCTATCAGTCTGATAATGCACAAAAGATGTATAAATAGACCATGTTAATATTAATTAGTGGATATTATATTACATCAAAAGTGGCAAATTGTTTTCCATTCATTTAcacaaaagcaaagaaaaaagaaatgatcTCATTCGATCATTTCTGTATCATCCAAAGCTGCTGAATTCTCATCAACTTCCAGCAACATATAGGGGTCAGCTTCAGGGTAACTATCAGCATCACATAACTCTATTGCAGGGGATATGATAACACTTAACCAATCTTTCTCCAATGGATCAGGAACATAATAAACTTGATGTGCTTGGGATGCCAAAATGAAAGGTTCATTACCCACTCGATCATGTTTGTACAACAAATGCTTAAAGTTGACCAAAGTGTACTCAAAACAGTCTTGTTTTGTCCCTGATGCAGTATCAATCCAATCACACTTAAACAAGTCAAATTTTAATTCTTCTGAGTAATTGATTTTGACAATATCAATCAATTGCCCATAGTAAGCCAAAGGATCAACAGAAGGATGCTTGTCATTCCGACTAGCAACACTCATGGTATCTGCCTTCAAAGTTACACCACTATTCTGTGTTTCCTTTTTATCATCAAGCTTTTTAACACGAAAGTTGTATCCGTTCACTTTATATGAATTAAACTTCACTGCTTGATCACTAGGTCCTTTTGCTAAAACACTGATTTCTAAAGGCACAGCTGTAGCACTTATGTTTTCCAAGTTTTTGACCTGTTTCACGAACAATactatttaataaataaaaataagaatgCAAGTCTGAACTCATAAGTATTTAAGAAAACTTTTAACATACATGATCGCCAAGCCATGTATGGAAGTTGTCAAAATGGATACGTTGAATTTGATGGTCATCAGCTTGACGGTTGTGGCTTCTAAGGACAGCAATATATTTTCTGTTTAAGTTAGAAACTAGCAAGTTAGAATAAGATGTAGGCATAAGTAAGTTAGAAACTAGCAAGTTAGAATCAGATGTAAGCATAAGTAAACAATATTTCTAAGCAAAGGGATATTTTGTTGTCAAGTGAGTTGGACCACATACCTTAAGTAAGGTGTGACAACATCCGTATGGAACAAGATCCATCTATGAGGCTGTACCCATTCAATGTCTGTAAGCTTGAATTTAATCCCATGTCTCTCCCCATCACCATCTTTGTTCCTCTTTGGTCAATTTGACTTGGTTTCCACATCATTTAGATAAAGAGAACAGAAATGCATACACTCTGCCATCAAGTAGCCTTCAGCAATTGAAGCTTCTAGATGAGCTCGGTTACGCACATATTCTGTCAAAGTAAAGAGGTACCTTTCAATAGGGTACATCCACCGAAACTGAACAGCACCACCAATAAGTGCTTCCTCCGCCAAATGGATAGGTAAATGCTCCATTATATCAAAGAACGAGGGTGGAAATATCTTTTCCAGCTTACAAATTGTTAACACAATTCCCTCTTGTGCTTTTTCTAAGTCTGCTGCACAGTTTGTTTTTGAGCACAATTGTTTAAAAAATCTGCCCAAATCAATCAATACTTCAACCACATTTTTGGGCAACGATTTTCTTATAGCTAATGGGATCAACTCTTGAATAAGAATGTGACAATCATGGCTCTTTAAACCTCCCAAGGTTCTATCTTGCAAATGCACACGATGCAAAATGTTAGAGGCATGCCCATCTGGTGCTCTATACTCATGAATTACATTTAGGAATAAGTCTTTGCCATTgtttttcatctcaaactctgcatcAGGTGCCTTTGGTTTACCAGATTCATCAATCTTCAAGTGCAAATGATTTTTAATATTCATTTCTTCAAGATCTCGTCGAGAATTCAAGCTGTCCTTACTTTTTGCATCTCCTAATATGGTCCACAAAACATTGTCACAAACATTCTTCTCTATATGCATTACATCAAGATTGTGACGTATCAAATTGTGCTTCCAATAAGGCAACTCAAAGAAGATGCTTTTTTTCTTCCAATTATGTggttttcgtttttttttttccatgagcATCTACTTCTACAGCTGctggttttcttttccttgttaGGAGATCCTCCCTTTTGTATTCGGTGACAATACCTTCAGACTCTATTTGTCTCAACAAATCAACTCCAGACAATGTGTTAGGTTTTGCTCTAAATTCAAGTTTAGCATTAAAATTCTTCCCATCCTTTCGAAACCTATGGCCATTAGGCAGCCACCGACGATGACCCCCATAAGAATGCTTCTTACCATTACTTAACCAACAAGAGTCAGTTTCTGAGTTGCAACATGGACAAGCATACTGACCCTTCGTACTCCACCCGGACAGATTTGCATAAGCCGGGAAATCATTAGTAGTCCACAATAAGGAAGCGTGCAATGTAAACATTTCATTGCTTGATGCATcccatgtttctacacctttCTCCCATAATTCCAGCAACTCTTCTATCAATGGTTGCATATAAACATCAATCTTGTCACCTGGTCCTTTAGGACCATCAATCAGCAGtgacaaaaaaagaaatggCTGCTTCATGCATAATGAAGGAGGTAAGTTATAGGGAAACACAATCACTGGCCAAGTGCTATGGACTATATTCATTGTCCTAAATGGGTTGAACCCATCAGATGCTAACCCAAGCCTCACATTTCGAATCTCATCAGAAAAGTTAGAATTGTTAGCATCAAAGTCTTTCCAAGCCATAGAGTCGGCAGGATGCCTAAAAACACCatcattttttctctcttctgcatgCCATCTCATCAATTTTGCTGTTTTTGATGACATAAACAGCCTTTTCAACCTTGGCTTCAAAGGAAAGTATCTAACTTGTTtgactgcttttttttttttaatttgctAGTTCCAACATCAGCTGTAGAGTCTTTGTTGTCTTCCCATCTAGACTTCTTGCATACTTTACATTCATCAAGGTTTATGTCATCATTTCGGAACAACATGCAGTTGTTCCTACACGCATCCCAAGTTTCGTACGTGAAACCTAAatcttttgttatttttctaGCCTCATAGTAGGACTTGGGAAGTAACACGTCCTCCGGGAAAGCACTAGCCAAGTCCTTGAGTAACCTCGTGAATGATTTATCTGACCACCCATGTAAAACTTTATTATGCATCATTCGAACAATGAATGATAATGCAGTAAAGCGTTTACAGCCCGGATATAGTGGAAGTTGTGCACCTTCCAACAGCTTTAAAAAGTGAGAAGTAGTTTGATTTGGCCCAACTTGGGGATAAACTGATGGAGGATCATCAGTTTCACCCATATTTGGAATGCCCATAGCTTCATGCAGCATTTCAAACATATCATCTTGGACATTTAAATCAACTTCAGTTTCAATTTCAGAGTTGGCATGGTTAGTAGCAACTGGAGGTTCTCCATGGTAAATCCAATTCGTATATTTTCTCAAGAACCCATTATCTTTCAGATGTTTTCGCACAGTTTCTTTGGGTAAATAAATGGGCCGATTGCAACATTTTCTACATGGACAGCTTATTAGTTCACTTTCATTCTTATTGGTGTATGCAAACTTCAAAAAGTCTTCATAACCATCAATAACCCTCTTTGACCATGTGTTGCCCAAGTTTATCCAACTCTTACCCATTGTGAGATGCAAGTTTTCTagatcaatcaaacaaaacatTGAGTCAAGATTATGTATGTCAAACACTAAAGGTTTATCAAAGCTACATGTTTGTATTAATTGAGTTTTCCATTTGTTAGAAGTTTGTCTTGGTTTCATTAAGCTACATCAGAATATGTATGTCTTGTGCAAGTTATATTTTACGTAAATTATATaatgttattttatttaaaataaaCAAGTGGAGACTCTAAAAGACTAATGtacatcaaaaataaaaaaaaatcacagcCATAACATTGCCACAGACAAACTTAGTACTTCTTCCATAATAAATGAAAACAACAGAAATATAAAAATGGGGAAGAAGTACTAACCCGGTAATATCAAGCTCTTGGCTTTGGATTTCCAAAATTAACTCCAAATCCGTCACTGCTGACTTGAAGATGAGCAGCCTTTTCAAATAATGGATGGTGTTCTCTGCAGCAGAAACTAAAATATGAGTGTTTCTTGTGATTAGAGAAGCACAATGAACAAAAAGCTACTGCCCATACAATTAAACTGGACCTATTGATTAAAATCcaataatgtaaaaatttatCTATGAGATTGTTGAGGCAAACATAACAAAGAAGGAGTCACAGTAGTATTACAATGATATAACCTACCGAATAGGAAACTTGAAAGGGTCCAGGTCTTGAAGTTAGAGATGGGAAGCGATTCCCAGTAATGGAAAAACAAACCGATTTCAAACTAGAAACGCTGCTGCTGCGTGCCTATCAACATTGAACCACAAGAACTGAATGTCAGGTACAACATAAGACTATTGAATCAAATGAAATGTAACTAATTGAATCAAATGATAAAAGTCGCATTACAACGAAATGTGGCAGTTGTTTTGTTGGTTTGTGAAAAGATTACACATGAGACATCCAAAACTAAACAACTAAATGAATAGTTTTATGTTATACATGAAATGGAAGTATTCCAGAGAAAGCCCTGTCCTGCGTTCCATTTACTTGTGTCTAATAGTGAATACTCCATttgacaccaaaaaaaaaaaaaaagatttgaagaaaaaaagcAAACTGATACAAATTACAGAAACCTATGAAGAGGTATACACCTCAGAAGCTAAGTCGCTTCAAACTTGAAAGCCTCAAATGAAATAAGATCAGCACAAATCAACCTGTGGAGCAACCCATATGAGTATTCAGGTATAATTCAGTAAACAAAAATGAAGAGTAATCCCTGAcactttcttttcctttatattttactatttttcttttttctcttcatctttttttttttaattgcgtGTATCAAATGCAAGATCTATATGGATTCAAATTGAAATGTTAAACAATGAAGCATTGATCATATATAGAAACAATCAAACTTCATACTCTAAGCTAACAATCAGCCAAGATCTATATGGATTCTCCCATGCTTTGCCTCAAGTTCCTTGAAAAATCTGTTAGGATCTTGATTATATTGtggcagaaaacaaagaaaaagaaaagggggaAAAAGTGCAGCGGTATATAAAGCCAGGTAcaaaaagttttgtttgaataaTGTATTCTTCTCAAATTGGCTGGAACTCCATAAGTATAGCATGATCGAAACAAGTTAATACTTGCTGAGAATTGGTTTTCCAAACATGAATTCGAGCATAACAACTCCAAAACCATACACATCATTTTGATTGTATTAGGAGATATATCAATCACTCTGAGTGCTATTTTCCACGCTAATAATCTTGGAGGTTAAGCATCATGTTTCCTCTGTTTCAATGCAATAAAGAAAATTGCTACAGAAAGAGTAATCATCAAGACACGTATCCAATCCTACATGTACATCCAGATCATTCCAATTACGGCGGCAAGTCAGGCAACTAGTCCAACTAAAGTTCTAAACTAAGTAACTAACAAACCAATCCAACATTCCATAACTCAGATTCACTAAACAACCCAGATTCATTAAACTAAGGAATCACAAACAAATAACCCAGATTTGTCAAACAATCCATACCATTTTCGTAAGCAAGTTCCACCGCAAATAACTCTACCGTCATCATTCCTCTCACATCGATGGCACACAGAACAATCCTCAATCCACTGCTAAATCAAAACCCATGAAATTGAATTCGACATCAATCTTTAACCCTAAAATTTGCACCAAATTGAATGGATTAAATTGAACAAAATTGAAATCATACTTACATTGAATTGATTGATTGCcccaaattgaagaagaagagtagAAGACAAAACTATGGATCTAACATCTAAGGTTTGATCTCTTAAAGCAGTATAGTACGTGAGAGACTGAGAGGGAGTGTGAGAGTCTTCGTCGGGGACTCGGGGGTTCTCAAGTTTTGTTGTCTGGGACTTCGGGTGGGCTTGAGTCCTCCCAAGGGTGTACTTGGATCCGCCCTTGTTTGGGAGTCCTCCGCTTTCAAAGTTAGAATCTTTTTGGGGGCTCCTCCCTCCTCAAGCTACCTCCTCAAGTTTTTGTTCTATCCCATACAGACCCAAAATCAGAACATGAATACAACCAAGAGCCAAATTACACAGAAAGCTGAAAATCAAAGAGTCACCTGTAAGCTGACGGCGAGAAGAAGATTGGGCCATCAGAATGGTCATAACGGCGGGAATGGTGAGGTTCCAGAGCTGAGAAATTTCCAGTTTGGGACTTTgggcgagagagagagtggtGAGGTACTgggcaagagagagagagatcgagagcGGTTGTGTTTGGGACTTTGGGAAAAAGAATTAGGGCTGTTTTGTTAGTAGGAAattttgcccaaaaaaaaagagggaagaTTATTTGGATTAGCACCAAGAGTAATACGGTGACGTTTATGTGTTGCCAAGTcttctttcctcttttttttttttttttttttttttttttttggtaaagtaAACATACAAATGTATTTTACGACGGCAAGATAAAAATCCGTCGCAATTGATTACAAAGTTACTACGGCAAATATTTTCCGTCACAAATAACTAGGCTTAATCGCGACGGAACATTTTCCGTAGCAATAGGGTCTCTATTGCGACGGCAACTGTTGCCGAAGTAAAAAACCGAAGCAATTGCAATTCTTTTTAGTAGTGAAATATGGTTCTGATCAATTGataaggagatgtgtgcctaatAATGAACATAGAGCTATACTTGAGTTTTGTCATTCTAAACAATGTGGTGGTCACTTTGGCTCTGATAGAACTGCTAGGAAGGTGTTGGAATCTGGTTTTTATTGGCCTACTTTGTTTAAAGATGCATATGAATTTTGTATgacatgtgatagatgccaaagaaccggTAATTTAGGACCTAAAGATCAAATGCCTTTGAACTCTATTATAGTTGTCGAAATTTTTGATATTTGGGGTATTGATTTTATGGGACATTTTCCTTCATCTAATGGTTTTCTCTATATACTCTTGGCTGTTGATTATGTTTCTAAATGGGTGGAAGCgaaagccaccaggactaatgactctaaggttgttgcagagtTTATAAAATCTAACATCTTTAATAGGTTTGGGATGCCTAGAGCTATCATtagtgatggaggttctcacTTTTGCAACAAGACCATTGAAGCTTTGCTTAAGAAGTATCATGTCACTCATAAGGTTTCAACGCCTTATCATCCTCAAACGAGTGGACAAGCAGAAGTTTCGAAtagggagatcaagaggatacttGAGAAAACCGTGGGACCttcaaggaaggattggagccaaCGTATAAAGGATGCTCTTTGGGCATATAGGACGGCCTACAAGACACCAATTGGGATGTCTCCATTTCGTTTGGTGTATGGTAAGCCTTGTCACTTGCCTGTGGAGTtggagcacaaagcttggtgggcggTGAAGCAGTTCAACATGGACTTGGATGAAGCTGGACTTCATAGGAAGTTGCAACTCAATGAGATTGAGGAAATTCGAAATGATGCCTATGATAGTGCACGGATTTACAAGGAAAAGACAAAGGCGTTTCATGATAAGATGATTCGTGAAAAGACCTTTGTAGTTggtcaaaaagttcttttatttcattctaGATTAAGACTTTTTCCTGGTAAGTTGCGTTCTAGATGGGTTGGTCCTTTTCTTGTTACTAATATTTTTCCTCATGGTGCTATACAGATTAGGAGTCCAGCAACTGGGAGTGATTTCAAGGTGAATGGACATCAACTTAAGCCTTACTACGAGGCGTTTGTGGAGCACAatgtggaggatgtacccctccagGAGGCGCCACAACCAGAGGTATAGCTGAAGgtgcaagtctaggctgaaaaactttaaacattaagcgctgcatgggaggcaacccatttcaactgtagctgtggaggagccatcaacgcagatttgctttcttgcactcttccctttctcttttattttcgttccctttgtttttattttaggatttctTGCGTTAACTATTCTTCTATGCTTGTTTTGTGCTTTGCATGCTTTCTACTTgttatacattgaggacaatgcatgatttaagtgtgggggaagggtttaACGTTTCACTTTGTTTATAGAAACTAGTTTTGtggttataaaaagaaaaacaaatacaaaatcgaaaaatcaaaaaaattaaaaaaatttcgttaacttttgttttaggttttcgtTTTAGGTTTTGCTTTTGTCTTGTGTTtcaatttgtttgtttgttaatgtaagagtcaaaatgaattttgggtaaatatattcttcatcgtaggcgcatccaatgggatgtgatgtctaaggtctagtttggatccGAGAAGTGCTTTACAAGtgagcctaaaccactatgtggaagtagctccgccaaaatcggtcccctcttcacctggtcatgttccaaatgagttaccaaaaggagaagaaaaatatccctaagtccaaaacgtttttgcTTGTTTGTTGCGTCACTtatgtgtttgttttatttttgtttttgttttgagttttaggatgcccttttaactgtctaggatgagcttatatctctgaaattaaggctaaaagaggatcacaagattgggataatatttgatgatattctttggttaattatgatttatgaaaaacatatgaatgtgtagtaaaTATGGTGCATGTGtaaccttggtacagaatatgaacatgtggaagataagttatgattcataataaacccttgtgagaatttgagccatgtgccctttctttgttgagtgattaatgaaaaaaatgaattatactcttattttcttgacgatgattttgttgatctcattattctttcatcttgattgattacttgccatagctctttaatggactagagaatgctagaattcacttttgtgcttgttgaaacttttatcaatacatgtccctgattttggaaaggataaaggcaacTTAGGATTTTACCACCAAAGACAAATATAgcttgtgtccctatttgtactcgtcgtgggacccccctagtttaactattttgagcctacattaaaccttttctttcatcaccctcaaaattcattaacccttaaccttagtatagttatatccttaccctttgttctaaagacttagtggagcatatttttTAGACTTTGCTTGGAATTTTGGCGTCAATGAAGATTTTTGAAGACATGAAgtagttcaagtgtgggggtagacttgtccatgaaaaaaaaaatgtatgttttgccgtgagaaaagaaagaaaaaatattgaaatcgtaaaatatatatatatatatgtatatatatatatgtatatatgtatatatatatatatgtatatatgtatatatatatatatgtatatatatatatatatatatatatatatatatatatatatatatatatataagtgtacagcaaaataaaatgaagaaaaaaagttatgttctatggattttagtcctctatacttagtggatttggagtttaaTTAGAAGTGAAGGCCTATTGTTGAAGAAATTTGGTATTTGTCCAATTCACACTTGTTCAAGAGAAGGTTAAAATGAAgcttgggcccaacatgatgacatttggcccttttaaaagttcatatggAGGACATGACGTTTGCTATGCTTGGAGAATTCGAAAATTtggtctctctacatcaacaagtgctctactaggtttttaggatactttgtgattttcctatcccttcgtttcttttaactttaagccttggccccattacaaccttaattataagacctctttgatccttaagataggacagcctttgatctgtggagatgagttataactgttgaacttatggcttgggtccatttgtgcatgtgattgatatctttcatgagatcttttgaaaaaaaaatatatatgtgctttcgtttcttacaTATGTGATACACTAGctaatctttcacatatacttgagtgaataagcttttaagcatgaaccttgaatctgagagaagaaatagtgatatatccatgtgaggtttgaatcgtgacttgtttgaaatatgttgagctccacccatcaccattgtttacccccaagtcttacatgtttatatgtgaattatgttctgtaattagctcttgaaaatgtgattcttggttaagtgctaatcttggtgacttgaaaatatgagatttctgagacaatatgttaaagggcttagAAGTCTTTTTGTGGTGTCAACGTTTTAGAGTCTGTCTTTGAGTTtttgtttttcgttttctttgttctttgtgttttcgttttccatacttagtcttttccgttggttttgtttgttttagttttttggtttttgtttttgttatgttgattttgctaagggactagcaaaagctaagtgtgggggaatttgataggtgCATGAAATGTGACGTTATAAGTatctaaaccctatattttgctaagttatttcctttatcttgatcaatttaactgagttagtgttttacaggtaaaataGAGTCTCAAAGTCCTAAAGtgactaaggaaggcacaagtggcacagaaatggaaagaaatgaagaaatgaaagttctcccagtttgactaggaaaaggaatcccaattggagtaggagtctgaagctgattTGGACTAGGAGTCCTATTTGAACAAGGAAactcaattctactcagataaggaatcttagtgtgacaaggagtccctgttggataaagattactcaagaaggttccagaagagtgtagaagcatcttgGAAAAGAAGTTAGTATTTGACTAAGAAACCTgattgcatatggagttctacttgcACTAGGAGACCTGTGGAAGCTAGGAGGAGCCATGAAATATTCATGAAGCATCTAGAatggcgtggaagacatgtgcaAGGCATGTGATGGCAAGGAAATCCTAAATGGACATGAGTTGTGCTTtgaaagtcaaatccattacagattcggaaatctgcctgtgcagatcaatCAACTTCAACAGAGTGTCAAAAACAGCTCAGAGCTCataaaattatgatctttatatggttggaaatctacggatgtctagtttccagaaatctttacagctcgtcgatatctattttctagaagaagtta
This region includes:
- the LOC133721963 gene encoding uncharacterized protein LOC133721963 isoform X2, with the translated sequence MKRTRQAGRPRTMAQLLEVTSSRSGSTGRSANESAQLPLPVPAVVEEQANTPTSKVARGHSKGIPEWNTGVKVHVQFNGINFQPVGERAGQLKSQLGQIVRNGHRVPLNILDWKKVGNDVKEEIWEEVKKNLVEVPEGYKSVCLKNCNLLWKDHKSKTKSFHYVPNKDDPELGSKNPPHIVAEQWSELVAYWSSEDAKMIAEKNSINRELRGPCHKTGRKHFSQVQYEMEKAGEPVDKFSVWKKTRDLNDHLVQEFIKSYEKKLRKESEEDQNLTSVKDRIFHSLMGDDGHGYCRTFGAGVPRSLVYPKESNISQSTNDLVQRITEQVRQEFQVQLQQLHARIDFLQNKDTSTESPRQIADATSGHEILRESIGDEVTPNANHEQPSLEQNSPVISPSQNGSQRTPSRKNMCILLSILLTGH
- the LOC133721963 gene encoding uncharacterized protein LOC133721963 isoform X1; this translates as MKRTRQAGRPRTMAQLLEVTSSRSGSTGRSANESAQLPLPVPAVVEEQANTPTSKVARGHSKGIPEWNTGVKVHVQFNGINFQPVGERAGQLKSQLGQIVRNGHRVPLNILDWKKVGNDVKEEIWEEVKKNLVEVPEGYKSVCLKNCNLLWKDHKSKTKSFHYVPNKDDPELGSKNPPHIVAEQWSELVAYWSSEDAKMIAEKNSINRELRGPCHKTGRKHFSQVQYEMEKAGEPVDKFSVWKKTRDLNDHLVQEFIKSYEKKLRKESEEDQNLTSVKDRIFHSLMGDDGHGYCRTFGAGVPRSLVYPKESNISQSTNDLVQRITEQVRQEFQVQLQQLHARIDFLQNKDTSTESPRQIADATSGHEILRESIGDEVTPNANHEQPSLEQNSPVISPSQNGSQRVLMAKRAKQMKASAKLTK
- the LOC133723221 gene encoding uncharacterized protein LOC133723221; the protein is MAWKDFDANNSNFSDEIRNVRLGLASDGFNPFRTMNIVHSTWPVIVFPYNLPPSLCMKQPFLFLSLLIDGPKGPGDKIDVYMQPLIEELLELWEKGVETWDASSNEMFTLHASLLWTTNDFPAYANLSGWSTKGQYACPCCNSETDSCWLSNGKKHSYGGHRRWLPNGHRFRKDGKNFNAKLEFRAKPNTLSGVDLLRQIESEGDAKSKDSLNSRRDLEEMNIKNHLHLKIDESGKPKAPDAEFEMKNNGKDLFLNVIHEYRAPDGHASNILHRVHLQDRTLGGLKSHDCHILIQELIPLAIRKSLPKNVVEVLIDLGRFFKQLCSKTNCAADLEKAQEGIVLTICKLEKIFPPSFFDIMEHLPIHLAEEALIGGAVQFRWMYPIERKYIAVLRSHNRQADDHQIQRIHFDNFHTWLGDHVKNLENISATAVPLEISVLAKGPSDQAVKFNSYKVNGYNFRVKKLDDKKETQNSGVTLKADTMSVASRNDKHPSVDPLAYYGQLIDIVKINYSEELKFDLFKCDWIDTASGTKQDCFEYTLVNFKHLLYKHDRVGNEPFILASQAHQVYYVPDPLEKDWLSVIISPAIELCDADSYPEADPYMLLEVDENSAALDDTEMIE